From one Oncorhynchus keta strain PuntledgeMale-10-30-2019 chromosome 30, Oket_V2, whole genome shotgun sequence genomic stretch:
- the LOC127914038 gene encoding uncharacterized protein LOC127914038 isoform X45, producing the protein MGKTKDFGAFEQGTAVGVFEQGTAVGAFEQGTAVGVFEQGTAVGVFEQGTAVGAFEQGTAVGACEQGTEVGACEQGTAVGACEQGTAVGACEQGTAVGACEQGTAVGACEQGTAVGACEQGTAVGACEQGTAVGACEQGVAVGACEQGVAVGACEQGVAVGACEQGVAVGACEQGVAVGACEQGVVVGACEQGVVVGACEQGVVVGACEQGVVVGACEQGVVVGACEQGMVVGACEQGMVVGACEQGMVVGACEQGMVVGACEQGMVVGACEQGVVVGACEQGMVVGACEQGMVVGACEQSMVVGACEQGVVVGACEQGVVVGACEQGMVVGACEQSMVVGACEQGMVVGACEQGMVVGACEQGMVVGACEQGVVVGACEQGVVVGACEQGVVVGACEQSMVVGACEQGVVVGACEQSMVVGDRRSVSRTAALLFFVFYTVSCVYEEGSTTQRTSSQQDNCEKHWSQHGPASLWNAFHTL; encoded by the exons atgggtaaaaCAAAAGATTtcggtgcctttgaacagggcacggcggtaggtgtctttgaacagggcaCGGcggtaggtgcctttgaacagggcacggcggtaggtgtctttgaacagggcaCGGcggtag gtgtctttgaacagggcaCGGcggtaggtgcctttgaacagggtacggCGGTAGGTGCCTGTGAACAGGGTACGGAGGTAGGTGCCTGTGAACAGGGTACGGCGGTAGGTGCCTGTGAACAGGGTACGGCGGTAGGTGCCTGTGAACAGGGTACGGCGGTAGGTGCCTGTGAACAGGGTACGGCGGTAGGTGCCTGTGAACAGGGTACGGCGGTAG GTGCCTGTGAACAGGGTACGGCGGTAGGTGCCTGTGAACAGGGTACGGCGGTAGGTGCCTGTGAACAGGGTGTGGCGGTAGGTGCCTGTGAACAGGGTGTGGCGGTAGGTGCCTGTGAACAGGGTGTGGCGGTAGGTGCCTGTGAACAGGGTGTGGCGGTAGGTGCCTGTGAACAGGGTGTGGCGGTAGGTGCCTGTGAACAGGGTGTGGTGGTAGGTGCCTgtgaacagggtgtggtagtaggtgcctgtgaacagggtgtggtagtaggtgcctgtgaacagggtgtggtagtaggtgcctgtgaacagggtgtggtagtaggtgcctgtgaacagggtatggtagtaggtgcctgtgaacagggtatggtagtaggtgcctgtgaacagggtatggtagtaggtgcctgtgaacagggtatggtagtaggtgcctgtgaacagggtatggtagtaggtgcctgtgaacagggtgtggtagtaggtgcctgtgaacagggtatggtagtaggtgcctgtgaacagggtatggtagtaggtgcctgtgaacagagtatggtagtag gtgcctgtgaacagggtgtggtagtaggtgcctgtgaacagggtgtggtagtaggtgcctgtgaacagggtatggtagtaggtgcctgtgaacagagtatggtagtaggtgcctgtgaacagggtatggtagtaggtgcctgtgaacagggtatggtagtaggtgcctgtgaacagggtatggtagtaggtgcctgtgaacagggtgtggtagtaggtgcctgtgaacagggtgtggtagtaggtgcctgtgaacagggtgtggtagtaggtgcctgtgaacagagtatggtagtaggtgcctgtgaacagggtgtggtagtaggtgcctgtgaacagagtatggtagtaggtgacaggcgcagtgtatcaagaactgcagcactgctgttttttgttttttacactgtttcctgtgtgtatgaagaagggtccaccacccaaaggacatccagccaacaagacaactgtgagaagcattggagtcaacatgggccagcatccctgtggaacgctttccacaccttgtag
- the LOC127914038 gene encoding uncharacterized protein LOC127914038 isoform X46, with protein MGKTKDFGAFEQGTAVGVFEQGTAVGAFEQGTAVGVFEQGTAVGVFEQGTAVGAFEQGTAVGACEQGTEVGACEQGTAVGACEQGTAVGACEQGTAVGACEQGTAVGACEQGTAVGACEQGTAVGACEQGTAVGACEQGVAVGACEQGVAVGACEQGVAVGACEQGVAVGACEQGVAVGACEQGVVVGACEQGVVVGACEQGVVVGACEQGVVVGACEQGVVVGACEQGMVVGACEQGMVVGACEQGMVVGACEQGMVVGACEQGMVVGACEQGVVVGACEQGMVVGACEQGMVVGACEQGVVVGACEQGVVVGACEQGMVVGACEQSMVVGACEQGMVVGACEQGMVVGACEQGMVVGACEQGVVVGACEQGVVVGACEQGVVVGACEQSMVVGACEQGVVVGACEQSMVVGDRRSVSRTAALLFFVFYTVSCVYEEGSTTQRTSSQQDNCEKHWSQHGPASLWNAFHTL; from the exons atgggtaaaaCAAAAGATTtcggtgcctttgaacagggcacggcggtaggtgtctttgaacagggcaCGGcggtaggtgcctttgaacagggcacggcggtaggtgtctttgaacagggcaCGGcggtag gtgtctttgaacagggcaCGGcggtaggtgcctttgaacagggtacggCGGTAGGTGCCTGTGAACAGGGTACGGAGGTAGGTGCCTGTGAACAGGGTACGGCGGTAGGTGCCTGTGAACAGGGTACGGCGGTAGGTGCCTGTGAACAGGGTACGGCGGTAGGTGCCTGTGAACAGGGTACGGCGGTAGGTGCCTGTGAACAGGGTACGGCGGTAG GTGCCTGTGAACAGGGTACGGCGGTAGGTGCCTGTGAACAGGGTACGGCGGTAGGTGCCTGTGAACAGGGTGTGGCGGTAGGTGCCTGTGAACAGGGTGTGGCGGTAGGTGCCTGTGAACAGGGTGTGGCGGTAGGTGCCTGTGAACAGGGTGTGGCGGTAGGTGCCTGTGAACAGGGTGTGGCGGTAGGTGCCTGTGAACAGGGTGTGGTGGTAGGTGCCTgtgaacagggtgtggtagtaggtgcctgtgaacagggtgtggtagtaggtgcctgtgaacagggtgtggtagtaggtgcctgtgaacagggtgtggtagtaggtgcctgtgaacagggtatggtagtaggtgcctgtgaacagggtatggtagtaggtgcctgtgaacagggtatggtagtaggtgcctgtgaacagggtatggtagtaggtgcctgtgaacagggtatggtagtaggtgcctgtgaacagggtgtggtagtaggtgcctgtgaacagggtatggtagtaggtgcctgtgaacagggtatggtagtag gtgcctgtgaacagggtgtggtagtaggtgcctgtgaacagggtgtggtagtaggtgcctgtgaacagggtatggtagtaggtgcctgtgaacagagtatggtagtaggtgcctgtgaacagggtatggtagtaggtgcctgtgaacagggtatggtagtaggtgcctgtgaacagggtatggtagtaggtgcctgtgaacagggtgtggtagtaggtgcctgtgaacagggtgtggtagtaggtgcctgtgaacagggtgtggtagtaggtgcctgtgaacagagtatggtagtaggtgcctgtgaacagggtgtggtagtaggtgcctgtgaacagagtatggtagtaggtgacaggcgcagtgtatcaagaactgcagcactgctgttttttgttttttacactgtttcctgtgtgtatgaagaagggtccaccacccaaaggacatccagccaacaagacaactgtgagaagcattggagtcaacatgggccagcatccctgtggaacgctttccacaccttgtag
- the LOC127914038 gene encoding uncharacterized protein LOC127914038 isoform X9: MGKTKDFGAFEQGTAVGVFEQGTAVGAFEQGTAVGVFEQGTAVGVFEQGTAVGAFEQGTAVGACEQGTEVGACEQGTAVGACEQGTAVGACEQGTAVGACEQGTAVGACEQGTAVGACEQGTAVGACEQGTAVGACEQGVAVGACEQGVAVGACEQGVAVGACEQGVAVGACEQGVAVGACEQGVVVGACEQGVVVGACEQGVVVGACEQGVVVGACEQGVVVGACEQGMVVGACEQGMVVGACEQGMVVGACEQGMVVGACEQGMVVGACEQGVVVGACEQSMVVGACEQGMVVGACEQGMVVGACEQGMVVGACEQGMVVGACEQGMVVGACEQGMVVGACEQGMVVGACEQGMVVGACEQGMVVGACEQGVVVGACEQGVVVGACEQGMVVGACEQSMVVGACEQGMVVGACEQGMVVGACEQGMVVGACEQGVVVGACEQGVVVGACEQGVVVGACEQSMVVGACEQGVVVGACEQSMVVGDRRSVSRTAALLFFVFYTVSCVYEEGSTTQRTSSQQDNCEKHWSQHGPASLWNAFHTL, translated from the exons atgggtaaaaCAAAAGATTtcggtgcctttgaacagggcacggcggtaggtgtctttgaacagggcaCGGcggtaggtgcctttgaacagggcacggcggtaggtgtctttgaacagggcaCGGcggtag gtgtctttgaacagggcaCGGcggtaggtgcctttgaacagggtacggCGGTAGGTGCCTGTGAACAGGGTACGGAGGTAGGTGCCTGTGAACAGGGTACGGCGGTAGGTGCCTGTGAACAGGGTACGGCGGTAGGTGCCTGTGAACAGGGTACGGCGGTAGGTGCCTGTGAACAGGGTACGGCGGTAGGTGCCTGTGAACAGGGTACGGCGGTAG GTGCCTGTGAACAGGGTACGGCGGTAGGTGCCTGTGAACAGGGTACGGCGGTAGGTGCCTGTGAACAGGGTGTGGCGGTAGGTGCCTGTGAACAGGGTGTGGCGGTAGGTGCCTGTGAACAGGGTGTGGCGGTAGGTGCCTGTGAACAGGGTGTGGCGGTAGGTGCCTGTGAACAGGGTGTGGCGGTAGGTGCCTGTGAACAGGGTGTGGTGGTAGGTGCCTgtgaacagggtgtggtagtaggtgcctgtgaacagggtgtggtagtaggtgcctgtgaacagggtgtggtagtaggtgcctgtgaacagggtgtggtagtaggtgcctgtgaacagggtatggtagtaggtgcctgtgaacagggtatggtagtaggtgcctgtgaacagggtatggtagtaggtgcctgtgaacagggtatggtagtaggtgcctgtgaacagggtatggtagtaggtgcctgtgaacagggtgtggtagtag gtgcctgtgaacagagtatggtagtaggtgcctgtgaacagggtatggtagtaggtgcctgtgaacagggtatggtagtaggtgcctgtgaacagggtatggtagtaggtgcctgtgaacagggtatggtagtaggtgcctgtgaacagggtatggtagtaggtgcctgtgaacagggtatggtagtaggtgcctgtgaacagggtatggtagtaggtgcctgtgaacagggtatggtagtaggtgcctgtgaacagggtatggtagtag gtgcctgtgaacagggtgtggtagtaggtgcctgtgaacagggtgtggtagtaggtgcctgtgaacagggtatggtagtaggtgcctgtgaacagagtatggtagtaggtgcctgtgaacagggtatggtagtaggtgcctgtgaacagggtatggtagtaggtgcctgtgaacagggtatggtagtaggtgcctgtgaacagggtgtggtagtaggtgcctgtgaacagggtgtggtagtaggtgcctgtgaacagggtgtggtagtaggtgcctgtgaacagagtatggtagtaggtgcctgtgaacagggtgtggtagtaggtgcctgtgaacagagtatggtagtaggtgacaggcgcagtgtatcaagaactgcagcactgctgttttttgttttttacactgtttcctgtgtgtatgaagaagggtccaccacccaaaggacatccagccaacaagacaactgtgagaagcattggagtcaacatgggccagcatccctgtggaacgctttccacaccttgtag
- the LOC127914038 gene encoding uncharacterized protein LOC127914038 isoform X18 yields MGKTKDFGAFEQGTAVGVFEQGTAVGAFEQGTAVGVFEQGTAVGVFEQGTAVGAFEQGTAVGACEQGTEVGACEQGTAVGACEQGTAVGACEQGTAVGACEQGTAVGACEQGTAVGACEQGTAVGACEQGTAVGACEQGVAVGACEQGVAVGACEQGVAVGACEQGVAVGACEQGVAVGACEQGVVVGACEQGVVVGACEQGVVVGACEQGVVVGACEQGVVVGACEQGMVVGACEQGMVVGACEQGMVVGACEQGMVVGACEQGMVVGACEQGVVVGACEQGMVVGACEQGMVVGACEQGMVVGACEQGMVVGACEQGMVVGACEQGMVVGACEQGMVVGACEQGMVVGACEQGMVVGACEQGVVVGACEQGVVVGACEQGMVVGACEQSMVVGACEQGMVVGACEQGMVVGACEQGMVVGACEQGVVVGACEQGVVVGACEQGVVVGACEQSMVVGACEQGVVVGACEQSMVVGDRRSVSRTAALLFFVFYTVSCVYEEGSTTQRTSSQQDNCEKHWSQHGPASLWNAFHTL; encoded by the exons atgggtaaaaCAAAAGATTtcggtgcctttgaacagggcacggcggtaggtgtctttgaacagggcaCGGcggtaggtgcctttgaacagggcacggcggtaggtgtctttgaacagggcaCGGcggtag gtgtctttgaacagggcaCGGcggtaggtgcctttgaacagggtacggCGGTAGGTGCCTGTGAACAGGGTACGGAGGTAGGTGCCTGTGAACAGGGTACGGCGGTAGGTGCCTGTGAACAGGGTACGGCGGTAGGTGCCTGTGAACAGGGTACGGCGGTAGGTGCCTGTGAACAGGGTACGGCGGTAGGTGCCTGTGAACAGGGTACGGCGGTAG GTGCCTGTGAACAGGGTACGGCGGTAGGTGCCTGTGAACAGGGTACGGCGGTAGGTGCCTGTGAACAGGGTGTGGCGGTAGGTGCCTGTGAACAGGGTGTGGCGGTAGGTGCCTGTGAACAGGGTGTGGCGGTAGGTGCCTGTGAACAGGGTGTGGCGGTAGGTGCCTGTGAACAGGGTGTGGCGGTAGGTGCCTGTGAACAGGGTGTGGTGGTAGGTGCCTgtgaacagggtgtggtagtaggtgcctgtgaacagggtgtggtagtaggtgcctgtgaacagggtgtggtagtaggtgcctgtgaacagggtgtggtagtaggtgcctgtgaacagggtatggtagtaggtgcctgtgaacagggtatggtagtaggtgcctgtgaacagggtatggtagtaggtgcctgtgaacagggtatggtagtaggtgcctgtgaacagggtatggtagtaggtgcctgtgaacagggtgtggtagtag gtgcctgtgaacagggtatggtagtaggtgcctgtgaacagggtatggtagtaggtgcctgtgaacagggtatggtagtaggtgcctgtgaacagggtatggtagtaggtgcctgtgaacagggtatggtagtaggtgcctgtgaacagggtatggtagtaggtgcctgtgaacagggtatggtagtaggtgcctgtgaacagggtatggtagtaggtgcctgtgaacagggtatggtagtag gtgcctgtgaacagggtgtggtagtaggtgcctgtgaacagggtgtggtagtaggtgcctgtgaacagggtatggtagtaggtgcctgtgaacagagtatggtagtaggtgcctgtgaacagggtatggtagtaggtgcctgtgaacagggtatggtagtaggtgcctgtgaacagggtatggtagtaggtgcctgtgaacagggtgtggtagtaggtgcctgtgaacagggtgtggtagtaggtgcctgtgaacagggtgtggtagtaggtgcctgtgaacagagtatggtagtaggtgcctgtgaacagggtgtggtagtaggtgcctgtgaacagagtatggtagtaggtgacaggcgcagtgtatcaagaactgcagcactgctgttttttgttttttacactgtttcctgtgtgtatgaagaagggtccaccacccaaaggacatccagccaacaagacaactgtgagaagcattggagtcaacatgggccagcatccctgtggaacgctttccacaccttgtag
- the LOC127914038 gene encoding uncharacterized protein LOC127914038 isoform X27: protein MGKTKDFGAFEQGTAVGVFEQGTAVGAFEQGTAVGVFEQGTAVGVFEQGTAVGAFEQGTAVGACEQGTEVGACEQGTAVGACEQGTAVGACEQGTAVGACEQGTAVGACEQGTAVGACEQGTAVGACEQGTAVGACEQGVAVGACEQGVAVGACEQGVAVGACEQGVAVGACEQGVAVGACEQGVVVGACEQGVVVGACEQGVVVGACEQGVVVGACEQGVVVGACEQGMVVGACEQGMVVGACEQGMVVGACEQGMVVGACEQGMVVGACEQGVVVGACEQGMVVGACEQGMVVGACEQGMVVGACEQGMVVGACEQGMVVGACEQGMVVGACEQGMVVGACEQGMVVGACEQGVVVGACEQGVVVGACEQGMVVGACEQSMVVGACEQGMVVGACEQGMVVGACEQGMVVGACEQGVVVGACEQGVVVGACEQGVVVGACEQSMVVGACEQGVVVGACEQSMVVGDRRSVSRTAALLFFVFYTVSCVYEEGSTTQRTSSQQDNCEKHWSQHGPASLWNAFHTL, encoded by the exons atgggtaaaaCAAAAGATTtcggtgcctttgaacagggcacggcggtaggtgtctttgaacagggcaCGGcggtaggtgcctttgaacagggcacggcggtaggtgtctttgaacagggcaCGGcggtag gtgtctttgaacagggcaCGGcggtaggtgcctttgaacagggtacggCGGTAGGTGCCTGTGAACAGGGTACGGAGGTAGGTGCCTGTGAACAGGGTACGGCGGTAGGTGCCTGTGAACAGGGTACGGCGGTAGGTGCCTGTGAACAGGGTACGGCGGTAGGTGCCTGTGAACAGGGTACGGCGGTAGGTGCCTGTGAACAGGGTACGGCGGTAG GTGCCTGTGAACAGGGTACGGCGGTAGGTGCCTGTGAACAGGGTACGGCGGTAGGTGCCTGTGAACAGGGTGTGGCGGTAGGTGCCTGTGAACAGGGTGTGGCGGTAGGTGCCTGTGAACAGGGTGTGGCGGTAGGTGCCTGTGAACAGGGTGTGGCGGTAGGTGCCTGTGAACAGGGTGTGGCGGTAGGTGCCTGTGAACAGGGTGTGGTGGTAGGTGCCTgtgaacagggtgtggtagtaggtgcctgtgaacagggtgtggtagtaggtgcctgtgaacagggtgtggtagtaggtgcctgtgaacagggtgtggtagtaggtgcctgtgaacagggtatggtagtaggtgcctgtgaacagggtatggtagtaggtgcctgtgaacagggtatggtagtaggtgcctgtgaacagggtatggtagtaggtgcctgtgaacagggtatggtagtaggtgcctgtgaacagggtgtggtagtag gtgcctgtgaacagggtatggtagtaggtgcctgtgaacagggtatggtagtaggtgcctgtgaacagggtatggtagtaggtgcctgtgaacagggtatggtagtaggtgcctgtgaacagggtatggtagtaggtgcctgtgaacagggtatggtagtaggtgcctgtgaacagggtatggtagtaggtgcctgtgaacagggtatggtagtag gtgcctgtgaacagggtgtggtagtaggtgcctgtgaacagggtgtggtagtaggtgcctgtgaacagggtatggtagtaggtgcctgtgaacagagtatggtagtaggtgcctgtgaacagggtatggtagtaggtgcctgtgaacagggtatggtagtaggtgcctgtgaacagggtatggtagtaggtgcctgtgaacagggtgtggtagtaggtgcctgtgaacagggtgtggtagtaggtgcctgtgaacagggtgtggtagtaggtgcctgtgaacagagtatggtagtaggtgcctgtgaacagggtgtggtagtaggtgcctgtgaacagagtatggtagtaggtgacaggcgcagtgtatcaagaactgcagcactgctgttttttgttttttacactgtttcctgtgtgtatgaagaagggtccaccacccaaaggacatccagccaacaagacaactgtgagaagcattggagtcaacatgggccagcatccctgtggaacgctttccacaccttgtag
- the LOC127914038 gene encoding uncharacterized protein LOC127914038 isoform X44: MGKTKDFGAFEQGTAVGVFEQGTAVGAFEQGTAVGVFEQGTAVGVFEQGTAVGAFEQGTAVGACEQGTEVGACEQGTAVGACEQGTAVGACEQGTAVGACEQGTAVGACEQGTAVGACEQGTAVGACEQGTAVGACEQGVAVGACEQGVAVGACEQGVAVGACEQGVAVGACEQGVAVGACEQGVVVGACEQGVVVGACEQGVVVGACEQGVVVGACEQGVVVGACEQGVVVGACEQGMVVGACEQGMVVGACEQGMVVGACEQGMVVGACEQGMVVGACEQGMVVGACEQGMVVGACEQGMVVGACEQGMVVGACEQGVVVGACEQGVVVGACEQGMVVGACEQSMVVGACEQGMVVGACEQGMVVGACEQGMVVGACEQGVVVGACEQGVVVGACEQGVVVGACEQSMVVGACEQGVVVGACEQSMVVGDRRSVSRTAALLFFVFYTVSCVYEEGSTTQRTSSQQDNCEKHWSQHGPASLWNAFHTL; the protein is encoded by the exons atgggtaaaaCAAAAGATTtcggtgcctttgaacagggcacggcggtaggtgtctttgaacagggcaCGGcggtaggtgcctttgaacagggcacggcggtaggtgtctttgaacagggcaCGGcggtag gtgtctttgaacagggcaCGGcggtaggtgcctttgaacagggtacggCGGTAGGTGCCTGTGAACAGGGTACGGAGGTAGGTGCCTGTGAACAGGGTACGGCGGTAGGTGCCTGTGAACAGGGTACGGCGGTAGGTGCCTGTGAACAGGGTACGGCGGTAGGTGCCTGTGAACAGGGTACGGCGGTAGGTGCCTGTGAACAGGGTACGGCGGTAG GTGCCTGTGAACAGGGTACGGCGGTAGGTGCCTGTGAACAGGGTACGGCGGTAGGTGCCTGTGAACAGGGTGTGGCGGTAGGTGCCTGTGAACAGGGTGTGGCGGTAGGTGCCTGTGAACAGGGTGTGGCGGTAGGTGCCTGTGAACAGGGTGTGGCGGTAGGTGCCTGTGAACAGGGTGTGGCGGTAGGTGCCTGTGAACAGGGTGTGGTGGTAGGTGCCTgtgaacagggtgtggtagtaggtgcctgtgaacagggtgtggtagtaggtgcctgtgaacagggtgtggtagtaggtgcctgtgaacagggtgtggtagtag gtgcctgtgaacagggtgtggtagtag gtgcctgtgaacagggtatggtagtaggtgcctgtgaacagggtatggtagtaggtgcctgtgaacagggtatggtagtaggtgcctgtgaacagggtatggtagtaggtgcctgtgaacagggtatggtagtaggtgcctgtgaacagggtatggtagtaggtgcctgtgaacagggtatggtagtaggtgcctgtgaacagggtatggtagtaggtgcctgtgaacagggtatggtagtag gtgcctgtgaacagggtgtggtagtaggtgcctgtgaacagggtgtggtagtaggtgcctgtgaacagggtatggtagtaggtgcctgtgaacagagtatggtagtaggtgcctgtgaacagggtatggtagtaggtgcctgtgaacagggtatggtagtaggtgcctgtgaacagggtatggtagtaggtgcctgtgaacagggtgtggtagtaggtgcctgtgaacagggtgtggtagtaggtgcctgtgaacagggtgtggtagtaggtgcctgtgaacagagtatggtagtaggtgcctgtgaacagggtgtggtagtaggtgcctgtgaacagagtatggtagtaggtgacaggcgcagtgtatcaagaactgcagcactgctgttttttgttttttacactgtttcctgtgtgtatgaagaagggtccaccacccaaaggacatccagccaacaagacaactgtgagaagcattggagtcaacatgggccagcatccctgtggaacgctttccacaccttgtag
- the LOC127914038 gene encoding uncharacterized protein LOC127914038 isoform X17: MGKTKDFGAFEQGTAVGVFEQGTAVGAFEQGTAVGVFEQGTAVGVFEQGTAVGAFEQGTAVGACEQGTEVGACEQGTAVGACEQGTAVGACEQGTAVGACEQGTAVGACEQGTAVGACEQGTAVGACEQGTAVGACEQGVAVGACEQGVAVGACEQGVAVGACEQGVAVGACEQGVAVGACEQGVVVGACEQGVVVGACEQGVVVGACEQGVVVGACEQGVVVGACEQGMVVGACEQGMVVGACEQGMVVGACEQGMVVGACEQGMVVGACEQGVVVGACEQGMVVGACEQGMVVGACEQSMVVGACEQGMVVGACEQGMVVGACEQGMVVGACEQGMVVGACEQGMVVGACEQGMVVGACEQGMVVGACEQGMVVGACEQGMVVGACEQGVVVGACEQGVVVGACEQGMVVGACEQSMVVGACEQGVVVGACEQGVVVGACEQGVVVGACEQSMVVGACEQGVVVGACEQSMVVGDRRSVSRTAALLFFVFYTVSCVYEEGSTTQRTSSQQDNCEKHWSQHGPASLWNAFHTL, encoded by the exons atgggtaaaaCAAAAGATTtcggtgcctttgaacagggcacggcggtaggtgtctttgaacagggcaCGGcggtaggtgcctttgaacagggcacggcggtaggtgtctttgaacagggcaCGGcggtag gtgtctttgaacagggcaCGGcggtaggtgcctttgaacagggtacggCGGTAGGTGCCTGTGAACAGGGTACGGAGGTAGGTGCCTGTGAACAGGGTACGGCGGTAGGTGCCTGTGAACAGGGTACGGCGGTAGGTGCCTGTGAACAGGGTACGGCGGTAGGTGCCTGTGAACAGGGTACGGCGGTAGGTGCCTGTGAACAGGGTACGGCGGTAG GTGCCTGTGAACAGGGTACGGCGGTAGGTGCCTGTGAACAGGGTACGGCGGTAGGTGCCTGTGAACAGGGTGTGGCGGTAGGTGCCTGTGAACAGGGTGTGGCGGTAGGTGCCTGTGAACAGGGTGTGGCGGTAGGTGCCTGTGAACAGGGTGTGGCGGTAGGTGCCTGTGAACAGGGTGTGGCGGTAGGTGCCTGTGAACAGGGTGTGGTGGTAGGTGCCTgtgaacagggtgtggtagtaggtgcctgtgaacagggtgtggtagtaggtgcctgtgaacagggtgtggtagtaggtgcctgtgaacagggtgtggtagtaggtgcctgtgaacagggtatggtagtaggtgcctgtgaacagggtatggtagtaggtgcctgtgaacagggtatggtagtaggtgcctgtgaacagggtatggtagtaggtgcctgtgaacagggtatggtagtaggtgcctgtgaacagggtgtggtagtaggtgcctgtgaacagggtatggtagtaggtgcctgtgaacagggtatggtagtaggtgcctgtgaacagagtatggtagtaggtgcctgtgaacagggtatggtagtaggtgcctgtgaacagggtatggtagtaggtgcctgtgaacagggtatggtagtaggtgcctgtgaacagggtatggtagtaggtgcctgtgaacagggtatggtagtaggtgcctgtgaacagggtatggtagtaggtgcctgtgaacagggtatggtagtaggtgcctgtgaacagggtatggtagtaggtgcctgtgaacagggtatggtagtag gtgcctgtgaacagggtgtggtagtaggtgcctgtgaacagggtgtggtagtaggtgcctgtgaacagggtatggtagtaggtgcctgtgaacagagtatggtagtag gtgcctgtgaacagggtgtggtagtaggtgcctgtgaacagggtgtggtagtaggtgcctgtgaacagggtgtggtagtaggtgcctgtgaacagagtatggtagtaggtgcctgtgaacagggtgtggtagtaggtgcctgtgaacagagtatggtagtaggtgacaggcgcagtgtatcaagaactgcagcactgctgttttttgttttttacactgtttcctgtgtgtatgaagaagggtccaccacccaaaggacatccagccaacaagacaactgtgagaagcattggagtcaacatgggccagcatccctgtggaacgctttccacaccttgtag